In Desulfatiglans anilini DSM 4660, a single genomic region encodes these proteins:
- a CDS encoding M48 family metallopeptidase, which translates to MFNNIFYFIVVLLAYGVGGAERPPIHLLPLHAGLIAGSWLLFAVLCRTGFRTLLTRSLGTNEAVHLPERYHALLAKFSILAVVLFAVAVHGFHLKGWLHALPFSDRLDVLDHSLALAFFFCCLATIWYWAYPVSEAFMETGIGRRRFIASHLRLNIPILFPWWVLTFIADVTGLLTGSREALFLGGMPGQMLFYTLFLLLLMTIMPVFIQFFWGCRPLEDSPPVQELKSFLSQHEFRYRGLLNWPIFAGRLMTAGVMGIVPRFRYILFTESLLRSLPAEELKAVAAHEMGHVKYKHLLFYLLLFLGFIFLFSSGFEIFGYVLLAHPYFSPLLHAGEGIDSPLFFILAALPMVVVLLLYFRFVMGFFMRHFERQADLYSARLMGSPWPAINALERIAWLSGRIRDLPSWHHFSIRERVETLQRSTWDRGFVRRHNRLLLISVVLYVMGVGALGAFMHFSGWRDRAALDLLARMIQEELAEQPDHMELRQNLAMVYHQKGEEAAAMQIYREILERDPGNAVALNNLAWLLLTARDEGMRDPSAALRHAQAAVALEPSAVFLDTLAEAYFAHAHVDKAVVAAEKALAAAGPHDDRRYLRKQLERFRAHLERPAKK; encoded by the coding sequence ATGTTCAATAATATCTTCTATTTTATCGTGGTTCTTCTGGCCTACGGCGTCGGCGGCGCCGAACGGCCTCCGATCCATCTCCTGCCGCTGCACGCCGGCCTGATCGCTGGAAGCTGGCTGCTCTTCGCCGTGTTGTGCCGGACCGGTTTCAGGACGCTCCTCACGCGGTCCCTGGGCACGAATGAGGCGGTTCACCTCCCGGAACGATACCATGCGCTGCTGGCGAAATTTTCCATCCTGGCGGTGGTCCTCTTTGCGGTGGCGGTCCACGGTTTCCACTTGAAGGGATGGCTGCATGCGCTTCCTTTCTCGGACCGTCTCGACGTCCTGGATCATTCCTTGGCGCTCGCCTTTTTCTTCTGTTGCCTGGCGACCATCTGGTATTGGGCCTATCCGGTTTCAGAGGCGTTCATGGAGACCGGCATCGGGCGCCGCCGGTTCATCGCCTCCCATCTGCGGCTCAATATCCCGATTCTCTTCCCGTGGTGGGTCCTCACGTTTATTGCCGATGTCACCGGGCTTCTAACCGGGTCGCGGGAAGCCCTTTTCCTGGGGGGAATGCCGGGGCAGATGCTCTTTTATACGCTCTTCCTGCTTCTTCTCATGACCATCATGCCCGTTTTCATCCAGTTTTTCTGGGGCTGCCGGCCGCTGGAAGATTCTCCCCCGGTCCAGGAACTGAAGTCCTTCCTCTCGCAGCACGAGTTTCGCTACCGCGGACTTCTCAATTGGCCGATCTTTGCCGGGCGCTTGATGACGGCCGGAGTGATGGGCATCGTTCCCCGCTTCCGATACATCCTGTTTACGGAGTCTTTGCTGAGGTCCCTCCCCGCAGAAGAACTGAAGGCAGTGGCGGCCCACGAGATGGGCCACGTCAAGTACAAGCATCTCCTGTTTTACCTCCTGCTGTTCCTGGGGTTTATCTTTCTCTTTTCGAGCGGTTTCGAGATTTTTGGCTATGTCCTGTTGGCGCATCCGTATTTTTCCCCCTTGCTTCATGCGGGAGAGGGAATCGATTCACCCCTCTTTTTCATCCTGGCAGCACTCCCCATGGTCGTGGTTCTGCTGCTTTATTTCCGCTTCGTCATGGGTTTTTTCATGCGCCATTTCGAACGGCAGGCGGATCTTTATTCGGCCCGCCTGATGGGATCCCCCTGGCCGGCCATCAATGCTCTGGAGCGGATCGCGTGGCTGAGCGGCCGTATCCGAGACCTGCCGAGCTGGCATCATTTCAGCATCCGCGAGCGCGTGGAGACCCTGCAACGCAGCACATGGGACCGCGGCTTCGTGCGGCGCCACAACCGGCTGCTGCTGATCTCCGTTGTCCTATACGTCATGGGTGTGGGGGCCCTGGGCGCCTTCATGCATTTCTCCGGATGGCGGGACCGGGCCGCCCTGGATCTACTCGCGCGGATGATCCAGGAGGAGTTGGCTGAGCAGCCGGATCATATGGAATTGAGGCAGAACCTGGCGATGGTTTACCACCAGAAGGGGGAGGAGGCCGCCGCGATGCAGATATACCGGGAAATCCTCGAGCGGGACCCCGGCAACGCAGTGGCCCTGAACAATCTTGCCTGGTTGCTGCTGACCGCACGGGACGAAGGGATGCGTGATCCCTCAGCGGCGTTGCGCCATGCGCAGGCCGCAGTCGCGCTTGAACCGTCGGCCGTTTTTCTGGATACCCTGGCCGAGGCCTACTTCGCCCATGCCCATGTCGACAAGGCGGTTGTAGCGGCTGAAAAGGCCCTCGCTGCCGCCGGTCCACACGATGACCGGCGTTACTTGCGGAAGCAGCTTGAACGGTTTCGGGCTCATTTGGAGAGGCCGGCGAAAAAGTAG
- a CDS encoding sulfite exporter TauE/SafE family protein — protein sequence MKGTRWMICLTLLVGCAVMTATGAGPVYADQLADAIQSTIGQGKIDANAPKGFLGIPGAPDVSYLLGFLWAIWVGWIFSTVGAFGGIMAGVGHITIFGLGDYAKDFGKGHPMNNLVTDSIRVSNQWLVGLSALISSTNYYRMGRLVAPLAMCLAIGGVLGSSVIPDITAGKISLKAYLGYFGLVVLLLGIILLRETTSSGQAKKKKAKEAAAAFEKQTREGQRTDQGVKVLSGSWPLMFLALAFVIASALWLSLGGGAKWIAYLLALISLIITFFVGTIRFTFFGVEFEFKSWIPMLGGLIIGAMASFIGVGGGFLFVPFLTSIAGLPMFLVAGTSALAVLVGMISSIFGYMVGQGVPTDWGLIGMELVGIFIGSMIGPRTSKYIPDIWLKRIFVVLAFYVGIRYVTQGFLGYSILPPF from the coding sequence ATGAAAGGGACGAGATGGATGATCTGCCTGACGCTGCTTGTGGGATGCGCCGTCATGACAGCCACCGGTGCCGGACCCGTCTATGCGGATCAACTCGCCGACGCCATCCAGTCCACTATCGGTCAAGGCAAGATCGATGCGAATGCACCGAAAGGTTTCCTTGGAATCCCCGGAGCGCCGGATGTCAGTTATCTGTTGGGGTTTCTCTGGGCGATCTGGGTGGGGTGGATCTTTTCCACCGTCGGCGCCTTCGGGGGCATCATGGCGGGCGTCGGGCATATCACGATCTTCGGACTCGGTGACTACGCCAAGGATTTCGGAAAAGGCCATCCGATGAACAACCTCGTAACCGATTCCATCCGGGTGTCCAATCAGTGGCTCGTCGGACTGAGCGCGCTCATTTCGAGCACGAACTACTACCGTATGGGACGGCTGGTAGCCCCGCTCGCCATGTGCCTGGCGATCGGAGGGGTGCTCGGATCCTCCGTCATCCCGGACATCACTGCCGGCAAGATCAGTCTCAAGGCCTACCTGGGTTATTTCGGGCTCGTTGTCCTCCTGCTCGGCATCATCCTGCTCCGCGAAACGACGTCCTCCGGCCAGGCCAAGAAAAAGAAGGCCAAGGAAGCCGCAGCGGCTTTCGAAAAACAGACCCGCGAGGGACAGCGCACGGACCAGGGAGTAAAAGTGCTTTCTGGCAGCTGGCCTCTCATGTTTCTCGCCCTGGCCTTCGTCATCGCCAGCGCCCTCTGGCTCAGCCTCGGCGGCGGAGCCAAATGGATTGCCTACCTGCTGGCCTTGATATCTCTGATCATCACCTTTTTTGTCGGTACGATCCGCTTCACCTTTTTCGGTGTCGAATTCGAGTTCAAGTCCTGGATCCCCATGCTGGGCGGCTTGATCATCGGTGCCATGGCCTCCTTCATCGGCGTGGGAGGCGGTTTTCTCTTCGTACCCTTTCTGACCTCCATCGCGGGTCTGCCAATGTTCCTGGTCGCTGGCACGAGTGCCCTCGCGGTCCTCGTCGGCATGATCAGTTCGATCTTCGGCTACATGGTCGGGCAGGGCGTCCCGACCGACTGGGGACTCATTGGGATGGAACTGGTCGGAATCTTCATCGGCTCGATGATCGGTCCGCGCACGTCCAAGTACATCCCGGACATCTGGCTGAAGCGGATCTTTGTCGTGCTGGCCTTTTATGTCGGCATCCGTTACGTCACCCAGGGTTTTCTCGGCTACAGCATTCTGCCCCCCTTCTGA